The DNA sequence GTGAGTGCAAAAGAACGTTCCTTTGATTGCAGCCCCTCGTCATTATCGATACACACGCAGTTACGGCcctggctctttttttttacatgtcgttggtggtgatgatggcatcaatttgcttggtggaggagggattatggagatgaaaaaggatgggagaggaagaggagggaggcATACAAACATTGGCtatgaaaaagagaaaaagaaggagataTATGAACAAAGAGCCAGGGTCGAATTGCCGTCTGCTCGATCCAAGACTGTCACCACCATGACCACCAACATCACCACTTTTTAACACGTACTAacattcttctctcccagctCCAAGCGGAGAAAGTTCGTCGCCGACGGTGTCTTCTACGCCGAGCTCAACGAGTTCTTCCAGCGCGAGCTCGCTGAGGAGGGCTACTCCGGCGTCGAGGTCCGCGTCACTCCCACCGTCACCGACATCATCGTCCGCGCCACCCACACCCAGGAGGTCCTCGGCGAGCAGGGCCGCCGCATCCGCGAGCTCACGTCGCTGATCCAGAAGCGCTTCAAGTTCCCCGAGAACTCCGTCTCCCTCTACGCCGCAAAGGTCCAGAACCGTGGCCTGTCCGCCGTCGCCCAGTGCGAGTCGCTGCGCTACAAGCTGCTCAACGGCTTGGCCGTCCGCCGTGCCTGCTATGGTGTCCTGCGCTTCATCATGGAGTCCGGCGCCAAGGGCTGCGAGGTTGTCGTCTCCGGCAAGCTCCGCGCCGCCCGTGCCAAGTCCATGAAGTTCACCGACGGCTTCATGATCCACTCTGGCCAGCCCGCCAAGGACTTCATCGACAGCGCCACCCGCCACGTCCTGCTCCGACAGGGTGTCCTGGGAATCAAGGTCAAGATCATGCGCGGCTCCGACCCCGAGGGCAAGGCCGGCCCCCAGAAGTCTCTCCCCGACGCCGTCACCATCATCGAGcccaaggaggaggctgctGTTCTCCAGCCCGTCAGCCAGGACTACGGCGCTAAGGCcgcccaggcccaggccagCCAGGATGCGCGAGTTGCCGAGCAGGAGGGTGccgctgaggaggaggcccaGCCCGCCgctgaggagcagcagtAGGATGCTGACGGTGCAGCTGACGGCTGGTGAAAAAAGGGTTGAAGGAAGGgagtcttttttcttttttgtatGTGCATGATGAGGGAAACccagagagaaagaagagaccaACAAAGAATAGGAACGTTTTGTTGTTGTGTAAGCGTGGATGATATCAAGCCACAAGGCAAAGGGATGGCGGTCAAACTTTAGGCGTCAATGAACATTTGCATCTGCTAAAGGGCATGGAAAGGTTTcgtcttgttttttttaaaaaaaaacatggtAGACAACATTAAGCCATACATTGAAAAAGTGAGACTGACTCGAAAATCTTTGAGTAAAACAACGGACCATTGCCAAATCAAGTCACTCGCCTCGTACTATAAGCCAATACTATAGGTATGTATGCGTAGtatatatctatatattcatacatatataggtaggtagccGAAATGAggttgaaagagaaaaagaaaagaaa is a window from the Trichoderma atroviride chromosome 5, complete sequence genome containing:
- a CDS encoding 40S ribosomal protein uS3 (BUSCO:EOG092D3MYJ): MSHPGAQISKRRKFVADGVFYAELNEFFQRELAEEGYSGVEVRVTPTVTDIIVRATHTQEVLGEQGRRIRELTSLIQKRFKFPENSVSLYAAKVQNRGLSAVAQCESLRYKLLNGLAVRRACYGVLRFIMESGAKGCEVVVSGKLRAARAKSMKFTDGFMIHSGQPAKDFIDSATRHVLLRQGVLGIKVKIMRGSDPEGKAGPQKSLPDAVTIIEPKEEAAVLQPVSQDYGAKAAQAQASQDARVAEQEGAAEEEAQPAAEEQQ